One Kineococcus aurantiacus genomic window carries:
- a CDS encoding NUDIX domain-containing protein, with the protein MRLVVGAAIVDDLRAPTRLLAARRSAPPALAGRWELPGGKVEPGESPQEGLHRELREELGVTARLGAEVVHPDGAWPLTPQLRMRVWWAVVDGEPQPLEDHDELRWLPRGQWSSVDWLPGDVALIAQLERS; encoded by the coding sequence GTGCGGCTGGTGGTGGGGGCGGCGATCGTCGACGACCTGCGCGCGCCGACGCGGCTGCTCGCCGCGCGGCGCAGCGCCCCGCCGGCGCTGGCCGGCCGCTGGGAGCTGCCCGGGGGGAAGGTCGAGCCGGGGGAGTCCCCGCAGGAGGGCCTGCACCGGGAGCTGCGGGAGGAGCTGGGGGTCACGGCGCGGCTGGGGGCCGAGGTGGTGCACCCCGACGGGGCGTGGCCGCTGACGCCGCAGCTGCGGATGCGCGTGTGGTGGGCCGTCGTGGACGGGGAGCCGCAGCCGCTGGAGGACCACGACGAGCTGCGGTGGCTGCCGCGCGGGCAGTGGTCCTCGGTCGACTGGCTGCCCGGCGACGTCGCGCTCATCGCGCAGCTGGAGCGCTCCTGA
- a CDS encoding BCCT family transporter has translation MPARPPVDRTTLVVAAGLVVLFLLVGALWPTRLKAGADAVLDVVVADFGWAFVLGATGFVVLALVLAFSRFGRIRLGRDEDRPEHSRASWVAMMFSAGMGIGLMFYGVAEPVAHLVTVPQNDAAPGSQAAAREAMNYSLFHWGLHPWAIYAVVGLALAYSSYRKERAGGFSAAFAPLLRGRRGRGAARVIDVFAIFATLFGSAVSLGLGAAQMNGGLTEVFGVASSTTVKAVIIAVLTVCFILSAVSGIDRGIKWLSNTNMVLALVLLLFLFVVGPTVFVLDLIPASAGNYLSALPHMAFRTGAFGGTDWLSAWTLFYWAWWVSWTPFVGAFLAKISKGRTIREFVVGVMLVPTTVSLVWFAVLGGAAIDLQRRFIEGTGGADIAGIADQESQMFTFLAQFPWSGFTSVLVVVLVAIFFVSGADASSIVMGSLSSYGVDEPRRWLTALWGALMGLVAIVLFFAGGLEALQDVTIIAAAPFLVIMVLMAAALVKDLARDPKMTMPKRRSGDRRDPRVTAVDHDWHSPVPGADR, from the coding sequence GTGCCGGCCCGGCCCCCCGTCGACCGCACGACCCTCGTGGTCGCCGCCGGGCTGGTCGTCCTCTTCCTCCTCGTCGGGGCCCTGTGGCCCACCCGGCTGAAGGCCGGCGCGGACGCCGTCCTCGACGTCGTCGTCGCTGACTTCGGCTGGGCCTTCGTGCTCGGCGCGACCGGCTTCGTGGTCCTCGCCCTCGTCCTGGCCTTCAGCAGGTTCGGCCGCATCCGCCTCGGCCGCGACGAGGACCGTCCCGAGCACTCCCGGGCGTCCTGGGTCGCGATGATGTTCTCCGCCGGCATGGGCATCGGCCTGATGTTCTACGGCGTCGCCGAGCCCGTCGCCCACCTCGTGACGGTCCCGCAGAACGACGCCGCACCGGGGTCGCAGGCCGCGGCGCGCGAGGCGATGAACTACTCGCTGTTCCACTGGGGCCTGCACCCGTGGGCGATCTACGCCGTCGTCGGGCTGGCGCTGGCGTACTCCAGCTACCGCAAGGAGCGCGCGGGGGGCTTCTCGGCCGCCTTCGCGCCCCTGCTGCGCGGCCGCCGGGGCCGGGGCGCGGCCCGCGTCATCGACGTCTTCGCGATCTTCGCGACCCTCTTCGGCTCGGCCGTCAGCCTGGGCCTGGGGGCGGCGCAGATGAACGGCGGGCTCACCGAGGTCTTCGGGGTCGCCAGCTCGACGACCGTCAAGGCGGTCATCATCGCCGTCCTGACCGTGTGCTTCATCCTCTCCGCGGTCAGCGGCATCGACCGCGGCATCAAGTGGCTGTCCAACACGAACATGGTGCTGGCCCTGGTCCTGCTGCTCTTCCTCTTCGTCGTGGGCCCGACGGTCTTCGTGCTCGACCTCATCCCCGCCTCGGCCGGCAACTACCTGTCCGCGCTGCCGCACATGGCCTTCCGCACGGGCGCCTTCGGCGGCACCGACTGGCTCAGCGCGTGGACGCTCTTCTACTGGGCGTGGTGGGTGTCCTGGACGCCCTTCGTCGGCGCCTTCCTGGCCAAGATCTCCAAGGGGCGCACGATCCGCGAGTTCGTCGTGGGCGTCATGCTCGTCCCGACCACCGTGAGCCTGGTCTGGTTCGCCGTCCTCGGCGGCGCCGCGATCGACCTGCAGCGCAGGTTCATCGAGGGCACCGGCGGCGCCGACATCGCCGGGATCGCCGACCAGGAGTCGCAGATGTTCACGTTCCTGGCCCAGTTCCCCTGGTCCGGGTTCACCTCGGTCCTCGTCGTGGTCCTCGTGGCGATCTTCTTCGTCTCCGGGGCCGACGCCTCCAGCATCGTCATGGGGTCCCTCAGCTCCTACGGCGTGGACGAGCCGCGGAGGTGGCTGACCGCGCTGTGGGGGGCGCTCATGGGGCTCGTGGCGATCGTGCTGTTCTTCGCCGGCGGCCTGGAGGCGCTGCAGGACGTCACGATCATCGCCGCCGCGCCCTTCCTGGTGATCATGGTGCTGATGGCGGCGGCCCTGGTCAAGGACCTCGCGCGCGACCCCAAGATGACGATGCCGAAGCGGCGCAGCGGCGACCGCCGGGACCCCCGCGTCACCGCGGTCGACCACGACTGGCACAGCCCCGTCCCGGGCGCCGACCGCTGA
- the typA gene encoding translational GTPase TypA: MPLSTREDLRNVAIVAHVDHGKTTLVDAMLWQSGAFRANADVADRVMDSGDLEREKGITILAKNTSVRYSGPGAPEGGMTINIIDTPGHADFGGEVERGLSMVDGVVLLVDASEGPLPQTRFVLRKALAAGMPVVILVNKVDRPDARISAVVEETYDLLLDLAADIEGMDADKLLEVPVVYASAKNGRASVNQPEDGGLPDSEDLVPLFQTILDTIPAPTYDPETPLQAHVTNLDASPFLGRLALLRVFSGELVKGQQVAWCKHDGTIQRVKITELLVTEAVTRVPGEKAGPGDIVAVAGIEDITIGETLADPEDPRPLPLITVDEPAISMVIGTNTSPMAGRVKGSKVTARLVKDRLESELVGNVSLRVLPTERPDAWEVQGRGELALAILVEQMRREGYELTVGKPQVVTKKDENGKLLEPFESLTIDSPEEYLGAITQLLAARKGRMETMTNHGTGWVRMEFYVPSRGLIGFRTEFLTETRGTGIAHAIFNQYDHWAGEIRTRASGSLVADRSGAATGFAIANIQERGSLFIEPTTEVYEGMIVGENSRADDMDVNITKEKKLTNMRSSTGDELERLVPARKLSLEQALEFCREDECVEVTPEAVRIRKVELDQTQRARAASRAKKG; the protein is encoded by the coding sequence ATGCCCTTGAGCACCCGCGAGGACTTGCGCAACGTCGCGATCGTCGCCCACGTCGACCACGGCAAGACCACCCTCGTCGACGCGATGCTCTGGCAGTCCGGCGCCTTCCGCGCCAACGCCGACGTCGCCGACCGCGTCATGGACTCCGGTGACCTCGAGCGCGAGAAGGGCATCACCATCCTCGCCAAGAACACCTCGGTCCGGTACTCCGGCCCCGGTGCTCCCGAGGGCGGCATGACCATCAACATCATCGACACCCCCGGCCACGCCGACTTCGGCGGCGAGGTCGAGCGCGGGCTGTCCATGGTCGACGGCGTCGTCCTGCTCGTCGACGCCTCCGAGGGGCCGCTGCCGCAGACCCGCTTCGTGCTGCGCAAGGCGCTCGCGGCGGGCATGCCCGTCGTCATCCTCGTCAACAAGGTCGACCGCCCCGACGCGCGCATCTCCGCCGTCGTGGAGGAGACCTACGACCTGCTGCTGGACCTGGCCGCCGACATCGAGGGCATGGACGCCGACAAGCTCCTCGAGGTCCCCGTCGTCTACGCCTCGGCCAAGAACGGCCGCGCGTCGGTGAACCAGCCCGAGGACGGCGGCCTGCCGGACTCCGAGGACCTCGTCCCGCTGTTCCAGACGATCCTGGACACCATCCCGGCGCCGACCTACGACCCCGAGACCCCGCTGCAGGCGCACGTCACCAACCTCGACGCCTCCCCGTTCCTGGGGCGCCTGGCGCTGCTGCGCGTCTTCTCCGGCGAGCTCGTCAAGGGCCAGCAGGTCGCCTGGTGCAAGCACGACGGCACCATCCAGCGCGTCAAGATCACCGAACTCCTCGTCACCGAGGCCGTCACCCGCGTCCCCGGCGAGAAGGCCGGCCCCGGCGACATCGTCGCCGTCGCCGGCATCGAGGACATCACCATCGGCGAGACGCTGGCCGACCCCGAGGACCCGCGCCCGCTGCCGCTGATCACCGTCGACGAGCCCGCCATCTCGATGGTCATCGGGACCAACACCTCCCCGATGGCCGGGCGCGTCAAGGGCTCGAAGGTCACCGCCCGGCTGGTCAAGGACCGCCTGGAGTCCGAGCTGGTCGGCAACGTGTCGCTGCGCGTCCTGCCCACCGAGCGCCCCGACGCCTGGGAGGTGCAGGGCCGCGGTGAGCTGGCGCTGGCCATCCTCGTCGAGCAGATGCGCCGCGAGGGCTACGAGCTGACCGTCGGCAAGCCGCAGGTGGTCACCAAGAAGGACGAGAACGGCAAGCTCCTGGAGCCCTTCGAGAGCCTGACCATCGACTCCCCCGAGGAGTACCTCGGCGCGATCACGCAGCTGCTGGCCGCCCGCAAGGGCCGCATGGAGACCATGACCAACCACGGCACCGGCTGGGTGCGCATGGAGTTCTACGTCCCCTCCCGCGGCCTCATCGGCTTCCGCACCGAGTTCCTCACCGAGACCCGCGGCACCGGCATCGCGCACGCGATCTTCAACCAGTACGACCACTGGGCCGGGGAGATCCGCACGCGCGCCTCCGGCTCGCTCGTCGCCGACCGCTCCGGCGCGGCGACCGGCTTCGCCATCGCCAACATCCAGGAGCGCGGTTCGCTGTTCATCGAGCCCACCACCGAGGTGTACGAGGGCATGATCGTGGGCGAGAACTCCCGCGCCGACGACATGGACGTCAACATCACCAAGGAGAAGAAGCTCACCAACATGCGCTCCTCCACCGGTGACGAGCTGGAGCGGCTCGTGCCGGCGCGCAAGCTGTCCCTGGAGCAGGCGCTGGAGTTCTGCCGCGAGGACGAGTGCGTCGAGGTGACCCCCGAGGCCGTGCGCATCCGCAAGGTGGAGCTGGACCAGACCCAGCGCGCCCGCGCCGCCTCCCGGGCCAAGAAGGGCTGA
- the mshB gene encoding N-acetyl-1-D-myo-inositol-2-amino-2-deoxy-alpha-D-glucopyranoside deacetylase has protein sequence MTTQPPQTPDEPGAAVAGRDPLEIAQDVVDDVAGELDPAELAALEALDQPRRVLFVHAHPDDETIGTGATMARYAEAGASVVLLTLTRGELGEVIPADLAHLDPQGLAEHRVHELATAMEALGVEDHRFLTRPDGSAYRDSGMVWLEPGRAAAGDDVHPQALAAADPEEVAAQVAAVVREVRPQVVVTYEPGGGYGHPDHVRAQEATARALVLAAGDGTGVPWQVAKVYEIVQPESAVREALRAIAASGAQGAADPEGPLPSVVVPDEAVTTVVDGTGQLPAKLAALRAHATQISLDLDAAPPLMRLSNGVPQPVWPVEHFRLVHGVASGPFDADGRETDLFAGVAPSA, from the coding sequence ATGACGACGCAGCCCCCGCAGACCCCCGACGAACCCGGTGCCGCCGTGGCGGGCCGGGACCCCCTGGAGATCGCCCAGGACGTCGTGGACGACGTCGCGGGCGAGCTGGACCCCGCGGAGCTGGCCGCCCTGGAGGCGCTGGACCAGCCGCGGCGGGTGCTGTTCGTGCACGCCCACCCCGACGACGAGACCATCGGGACCGGGGCGACCATGGCCCGCTACGCCGAGGCCGGGGCCAGCGTGGTGCTGCTCACCCTGACCCGCGGCGAGCTGGGGGAGGTCATCCCCGCCGACCTGGCCCACCTGGACCCGCAGGGCCTGGCCGAGCACCGCGTCCACGAGCTCGCCACCGCCATGGAGGCGCTGGGCGTGGAGGACCACCGCTTCCTGACCCGGCCCGACGGCTCGGCCTACCGGGACTCGGGCATGGTGTGGCTGGAGCCGGGCCGGGCCGCGGCGGGGGACGACGTGCACCCGCAGGCGCTCGCGGCCGCCGACCCCGAGGAGGTCGCGGCCCAGGTGGCGGCGGTCGTCCGCGAGGTCCGCCCCCAGGTCGTCGTGACCTACGAGCCCGGTGGGGGCTACGGGCACCCCGACCACGTGCGGGCCCAGGAGGCGACGGCGCGCGCGCTGGTGCTGGCCGCGGGGGACGGGACGGGCGTGCCGTGGCAGGTGGCGAAGGTCTACGAGATCGTCCAGCCCGAGTCGGCCGTCCGCGAGGCCCTGCGCGCGATCGCGGCCTCGGGGGCGCAGGGGGCCGCCGACCCCGAGGGGCCGCTGCCGAGCGTCGTGGTCCCCGACGAGGCCGTGACGACGGTCGTCGACGGGACGGGGCAGCTGCCCGCCAAGCTCGCCGCGCTGCGCGCCCACGCCACCCAGATCAGCCTCGACCTCGACGCCGCGCCGCCCCTCATGCGGCTGTCCAACGGCGTGCCGCAGCCGGTCTGGCCGGTCGAGCACTTCCGGCTCGTGCACGGGGTGGCCTCGGGGCCCTTCGACGCCGACGGCCGCGAGACCGACCTGTTCGCGGGGGTGGCGCCCTCGGCCTGA